From the genome of Nicotiana sylvestris chromosome 2, ASM39365v2, whole genome shotgun sequence, one region includes:
- the LOC104213349 gene encoding uncharacterized protein, giving the protein MKNAIRCCISCILPCGALDVIRIVHANGKVEEISETHVKAAEIMKLYPKHVLKKPSTSYSSEGVICPKIVVLPPDAELQRGKIYFLMPIPASSTEKTRSRPSTTTKKKKTRSSSLPQAHDHGNIGGTNGNSNSNSNSNNLMVSNDQYLSEILSEKISTQRDRRRGRVGVWRPHLESISETSSDQP; this is encoded by the coding sequence ATGAAAAACGCAATAAGATGCTGCATATCTTGCATACTACCGTGTGGGGCACTTGATGTGATTAGAATAGTTCATGCTAATGGCAAAGTTGAAGAGATAAGTGAAACTCATGTAAAAGCAGCTGAGATTATGAAGCTTTACCCTAAACATGTACTAAAGAAGCCATCAACATCTTATTCCTCAGAAGGAGTAATTTGTCCCAAGATCGTTGTACTTCCTCCTGATGCTGAACTTCAACGTGGCAAGATTTATTTCCTTATGCCAATCCCAGCTTCTTCAACTGAGAAAACTCGTTCAAGACCATCAACtacaacaaagaaaaagaagacaagaTCTTCTTCATTACCCCAAGCTCATGATCATGGGAATATTGGCGGAACTAATggtaatagtaatagtaatagtaatagcAATAATTTGATGGTTTCTAATGATCAATATTTGAGTGAAATTTTGTCGGAGAAAATCTCAACACAAAGAGAtagaagaagaggaagagttGGTGTATGGAGACCTCACTTAGAGAGCATTTCTGAGACTTCAAGTGATCAACCATAA